The Halomicronema hongdechloris C2206 genome includes a window with the following:
- a CDS encoding glycosyltransferase, which yields MKVLAWPAFKTRYKNPYPWLLYTSMVQSGVTVEELSPRRLLTGRYDIIHIHWPVETIVRHPRWSMALLRMLLFMGLLHWARWREAQVVWTIHDEQPHVLLHPGLAHWCQSLLVHRVDATITLCQVSQQRLPAQLPELADKPSFVIPHGHYRQVYANQISKTAAKDQLGIPDSHPTLLFLGYISPYKNVPQLITTFRQIQQPDIALVVAGHPDDEPLRTAIEQAAGDDGRVRLHLRFIADDGLQVFFQAADLVVLPFQAILNSGSVLLALSFDRPVLVPHLGAMPEWQQQLGTTWVETYEGPLTAERLEAALMAQTNAERPRQAPLDWLDWSVIGDKTLDVYRQLCRS from the coding sequence ATGAAAGTATTAGCCTGGCCTGCCTTCAAAACCCGCTATAAAAACCCCTATCCCTGGTTACTGTATACGTCTATGGTGCAATCAGGGGTGACGGTGGAGGAACTCTCTCCCCGCCGCTTACTCACTGGGCGCTATGACATCATTCACATCCACTGGCCGGTGGAAACCATCGTGCGTCACCCCCGGTGGTCCATGGCTCTATTGCGGATGCTACTATTCATGGGCCTATTGCACTGGGCTCGTTGGCGAGAAGCCCAGGTGGTTTGGACCATCCACGATGAACAACCCCATGTGCTCCTACACCCTGGCCTGGCCCATTGGTGTCAGTCTCTGCTAGTCCATCGAGTCGATGCCACCATTACCCTCTGCCAGGTAAGCCAGCAGCGCTTACCGGCACAACTGCCTGAGTTGGCCGACAAACCTAGTTTTGTGATTCCCCATGGTCACTATCGTCAAGTCTATGCCAATCAGATCTCGAAGACGGCGGCGAAGGACCAGTTGGGGATTCCCGACAGCCATCCCACCCTGCTGTTCTTGGGCTATATCAGCCCCTATAAAAATGTGCCGCAATTGATCACCACCTTTCGCCAAATTCAACAACCGGACATCGCCTTGGTGGTGGCGGGGCATCCCGATGATGAGCCGTTAAGAACTGCCATTGAGCAGGCGGCAGGCGATGATGGGCGAGTGCGGTTACACCTGCGTTTCATTGCCGACGATGGCCTCCAGGTATTTTTTCAGGCTGCCGATTTAGTGGTATTACCCTTCCAGGCGATTCTCAATTCCGGCAGTGTACTTTTGGCCCTTTCGTTTGATCGTCCCGTGTTAGTCCCCCACTTAGGGGCCATGCCGGAGTGGCAACAGCAACTGGGAACCACCTGGGTGGAAACCTATGAGGGCCCCCTGACGGCCGAGCGGCTAGAGGCGGCCCTCATGGCCCAAACCAACGCTGAGCGGCCGCGGCAGGCTCCCCTGGATTGGCTGGATTGGTCGGTGATTGGCGACAAAACCCTAGATGTCTATCGGCAATTGTGCCGCTCCTAG
- the prmC gene encoding peptide chain release factor N(5)-glutamine methyltransferase: MSRTEGAHTITGSELWQWWQMARQQALAQQIDPAEVDWLVRAISDVDGLSLRLQSFRQRAAIPCRYGLPALETLWQRRRQEHIPVQYLVGQTQWRDFTLQVSTAVLIPRPETELLIELVHAAVAQTPALEAGTWVDLGTGSGAIALGLAKALPRAHIIAVDCSAEALALAAANAAANGLCDRIELRQGHWFTPLADLRGQLAGMVANPPYIPSAMVATLAPEVAVHEPRLALDGGPDGLTAIQHLIDAAPDYLQANGLWLIEAMAGQPATILQQLQQHGAYCDLQRHRDLAGLERFVQARCQGPQGSRRHSQ; this comes from the coding sequence GTGTCGAGGACCGAAGGTGCCCATACTATCACTGGTTCGGAGCTGTGGCAGTGGTGGCAGATGGCCCGTCAACAGGCGCTGGCGCAACAGATTGACCCTGCCGAGGTGGACTGGCTGGTGCGGGCCATTAGCGATGTAGATGGCTTGTCTTTACGGCTGCAGAGCTTTCGGCAACGAGCTGCGATTCCGTGTCGCTATGGATTGCCGGCCCTAGAAACGCTCTGGCAACGGCGCCGGCAAGAGCATATCCCGGTGCAATATTTGGTGGGTCAGACTCAATGGCGGGATTTCACGCTACAGGTGTCTACGGCTGTGCTGATTCCCCGCCCTGAAACCGAGCTGTTGATTGAGTTGGTGCATGCAGCGGTGGCCCAGACCCCTGCCCTAGAAGCCGGCACCTGGGTGGACTTGGGTACCGGTAGTGGAGCTATTGCCTTGGGCTTGGCTAAAGCCCTGCCCCGGGCTCACATCATCGCAGTCGATTGCTCTGCCGAGGCCCTGGCCCTTGCGGCAGCCAATGCAGCGGCTAATGGACTGTGCGATCGCATCGAACTGCGCCAGGGACATTGGTTTACTCCCTTAGCAGACCTGCGGGGACAACTGGCCGGCATGGTTGCCAATCCCCCCTATATTCCCAGCGCCATGGTCGCGACCCTAGCCCCAGAGGTCGCTGTCCATGAACCCCGTCTGGCCCTGGACGGAGGCCCCGATGGACTAACTGCCATTCAGCACCTGATCGATGCTGCCCCTGACTACTTGCAAGCTAACGGCCTATGGTTAATCGAAGCTATGGCCGGACAACCAGCCACCATCCTGCAGCAGCTACAACAGCACGGCGCCTACTGCGATCTGCAGAGGCATCGAGATTTAGCAGGCCTAGAACGCTTCGTGCAGGCCCGTTGCCAGGGTCCTCAAGGGAGCAGAAGGCACTCTCAATAA
- the htpG gene encoding molecular chaperone HtpG, with protein MTTILEQGNINIHTENIFPIIKKWLYSDHEIFLRELVSNAVDAIQKLSMVARAGDFSGDITNPEIEITLDKDKGTLSVCDTGIGMTADEIKKYINQVAFSSAEEFISKYKDNADQPIIGHFGLGFYSSFMVASRVEIDSLSYQEGATAVHWSCDGTTQFELSDSDRSQHGTTITLTLMEDEKEYLEPARIRQLIKTYCDFMPVPIKLDGEVVNQHEALWKKSPSSLSDDDYLEFYRYLYPFQEDPLLWVHLNTDYPFVVNGILYFPKLQPDIDVTKSHIKLFCNQVFVTDNCEEVIPRFLMPLRGVIDSSDIPLNVSRSFLQNDRTVRRIADYIARKVADSLKQLYRSDRKQYVRSWQDLGTFVKFGSLNDEKFKQQVEDILIFRTTANLSQAQGDSAKVEVESGGDDVWQEVSANEESATDQRGYHYTTLKEYLERNKDRHENRVFYATDEVSQATYIELHKSQGLEVLFMDSFIDTHFVSFLEREYSDIKFSRVDADLDDTLVDREQDSEIVDPTTNKTRADQIKELFEQALNKPKVNIKPQALKGDATAPPAMVLLPEATRRMQEMSALIQQKAIEFPEEHVLMVNTAHPLIQNLLNLSQGSIIQTGGGSSPSAELAQLICQQVYDLALMAQKGFDAEGMTTFVDRSNQLLTQLTEKV; from the coding sequence ATGACCACGATTCTAGAGCAGGGAAACATTAATATTCATACTGAGAATATTTTCCCGATTATCAAGAAATGGCTGTATTCAGATCATGAAATCTTCTTACGGGAACTCGTCTCCAATGCCGTAGACGCCATTCAAAAGCTATCCATGGTGGCTCGGGCTGGAGATTTTTCTGGAGACATTACCAACCCAGAGATTGAAATCACCCTCGACAAAGACAAAGGTACTCTCAGCGTCTGCGACACTGGCATCGGCATGACCGCTGATGAAATCAAAAAATATATCAATCAAGTGGCCTTCTCCAGTGCTGAAGAATTTATCAGCAAGTACAAAGATAATGCCGATCAGCCCATCATCGGTCACTTCGGCCTCGGATTTTACTCCTCATTTATGGTGGCCAGTCGGGTTGAAATCGATAGCCTCTCCTACCAAGAAGGAGCAACGGCTGTGCACTGGTCCTGTGACGGTACCACCCAGTTTGAGCTCTCTGACTCCGACCGCAGCCAGCATGGCACCACCATCACCCTCACTCTGATGGAGGATGAGAAAGAGTACCTAGAGCCAGCCCGGATTCGCCAGTTAATCAAGACCTATTGCGACTTCATGCCGGTGCCCATCAAGCTGGATGGAGAGGTGGTTAACCAGCACGAGGCCCTGTGGAAGAAATCGCCTAGCAGCCTCAGCGACGACGACTATCTAGAGTTCTATCGCTACCTCTATCCCTTCCAGGAAGATCCACTGCTGTGGGTTCACCTGAACACAGACTATCCCTTCGTCGTCAACGGCATTCTTTACTTTCCCAAGCTGCAGCCAGACATCGATGTCACTAAGAGTCACATCAAACTGTTCTGCAACCAGGTATTTGTCACCGACAACTGCGAAGAAGTGATTCCCCGCTTCCTGATGCCGCTGCGGGGAGTCATCGACAGCAGCGATATTCCATTGAATGTCTCCCGCAGTTTCCTGCAGAATGACCGCACCGTGCGCCGCATCGCCGACTACATTGCCCGCAAAGTTGCCGATAGTCTGAAGCAACTCTATAGAAGCGATCGCAAACAGTATGTGCGCAGCTGGCAAGACCTGGGCACCTTCGTCAAGTTTGGCTCCCTCAACGACGAGAAATTCAAGCAACAGGTCGAAGACATCCTCATCTTCCGCACCACCGCTAACCTCAGCCAGGCTCAGGGCGACTCGGCCAAGGTCGAAGTTGAATCCGGCGGCGATGATGTCTGGCAAGAGGTTTCCGCCAATGAAGAGAGTGCCACCGACCAGCGGGGCTACCACTACACCACCCTGAAGGAATACCTAGAGCGCAACAAAGACCGCCACGAAAACCGGGTCTTTTATGCTACCGATGAGGTCTCCCAGGCTACCTACATCGAACTCCACAAGAGCCAGGGCTTAGAAGTCCTATTCATGGACTCCTTCATCGACACCCACTTCGTATCATTCCTGGAGCGAGAATACTCCGACATCAAGTTCTCTCGGGTAGACGCCGACCTGGATGACACCCTAGTGGATCGGGAGCAAGATAGCGAGATCGTCGACCCCACCACTAATAAGACCCGCGCCGATCAAATCAAAGAGCTGTTCGAGCAAGCCCTCAACAAACCCAAGGTCAACATCAAGCCCCAAGCTCTCAAGGGAGATGCGACAGCTCCTCCAGCCATGGTGCTGCTACCAGAGGCCACCCGCCGCATGCAGGAAATGAGCGCCCTGATTCAACAGAAAGCCATTGAGTTCCCGGAAGAACACGTGTTGATGGTGAATACGGCCCATCCTCTGATTCAGAATCTACTCAACCTTAGTCAGGGCAGCATCATTCAAACTGGCGGCGGCAGTTCTCCCTCCGCTGAGTTGGCGCAGCTAATTTGCCAGCAGGTCTATGACCTGGCTCTGATGGCCCAGAAAGGCTTCGATGCTGAAGGCATGACCACCTTCGTCGACCGCTCTAATCAACTCCTCACCCAACTCACCGAGAAGGTGTAA
- a CDS encoding EAL domain-containing protein, with product MTDQKPPSLPACIDCNRGQRLDFDFTMAFQPIVNMATRQIFAQEALVRGLHGESAGYVLAQVTDKTRYDFDQACRVKAVELAARLNIQSDLSINFLPNAVYHPENCIQTTLMAAKRYQFPLDRIIFEFTESEEVKDLTHLRSIVEDYKRRGFRTAIDDFGAGHSGLNLLADFQTDYIKLDMALTRHIDQDNSRQAIVKGIVQVCRELCVELIAEGIETYEEMQALQDMGIELLQGFYFAKPSWQSLATVHWPA from the coding sequence ATGACTGATCAGAAGCCTCCAAGCCTCCCCGCTTGCATTGATTGCAATCGAGGCCAGAGATTAGACTTCGACTTCACCATGGCGTTTCAACCCATCGTGAATATGGCAACACGTCAGATCTTCGCCCAAGAGGCCCTGGTGCGTGGGCTACATGGGGAATCTGCTGGCTATGTTCTAGCTCAAGTAACGGATAAAACTCGCTACGACTTTGATCAAGCCTGTCGGGTCAAGGCCGTGGAGCTAGCTGCCCGACTCAATATCCAAAGCGACCTTAGCATCAACTTTCTGCCTAATGCCGTCTATCATCCCGAAAACTGTATCCAAACTACTTTGATGGCCGCCAAGCGATATCAATTTCCGCTGGATCGCATCATCTTTGAGTTTACTGAGTCGGAAGAGGTAAAAGATCTGACTCACCTCCGTTCTATTGTGGAGGATTATAAGCGTCGGGGGTTTCGTACGGCCATTGATGACTTTGGCGCCGGTCATTCCGGGCTCAACTTATTGGCAGACTTTCAAACTGACTATATTAAGTTGGATATGGCCTTGACTCGGCATATCGATCAAGATAATAGTCGACAGGCGATTGTCAAAGGGATCGTACAGGTCTGTCGAGAACTCTGTGTCGAACTGATTGCCGAAGGCATCGAAACCTATGAAGAGATGCAAGCGTTACAAGACATGGGCATTGAGTTACTGCAAGGATTTTATTTCGCCAAGCCCAGTTGGCAATCCCTAGCCACCGTCCACTGGCCAGCATAA
- the gloA gene encoding lactoylglutathione lyase, whose protein sequence is MRLLHTMLRVGNLEESLAFYCDVLGMKLLRQKDYPGGKFTLAFVGYGDEADHSVLELTYNWGVDSYDLGDGYGHIAIGVDDIYGTCDRIKAQGGNVVREPGPMKHGSTVIAFVQDPTGYKVELIQLGTQGSAQSSQASEPQAVG, encoded by the coding sequence ATGCGACTATTGCACACCATGCTCAGGGTCGGCAATCTAGAGGAGTCCCTGGCCTTTTACTGCGATGTCTTAGGCATGAAGTTGCTGCGTCAGAAGGACTACCCCGGCGGAAAGTTCACCCTGGCCTTTGTCGGTTACGGGGATGAGGCCGATCACTCGGTACTGGAGCTGACCTACAACTGGGGGGTCGACAGCTATGACCTGGGCGATGGCTATGGTCACATTGCCATCGGGGTAGATGATATCTACGGCACCTGCGATCGCATCAAGGCCCAAGGGGGCAACGTGGTGCGCGAGCCTGGCCCCATGAAGCATGGCAGCACCGTCATTGCCTTCGTGCAAGATCCCACTGGCTATAAAGTAGAGCTGATTCAACTGGGCACCCAGGGGTCGGCCCAATCCTCTCAGGCCAGCGAACCTCAGGCCGTTGGGTAA
- a CDS encoding NACHT domain-containing protein: MVESSLLQLLPGRQPTAQDRQQLIRAVGQQVRLCQQSSLYRLQQMRRPQQSVVGVPGGARQRQGTPAASSPPEDLITLKFQIWSFRVTQQKTQVLSTIDEVVELFQRDDITGRLLILGEAGAGKTHTLWRMTAKLLQRAATTASPVPVLLDLADWQGEELLPWVQGQLWQQYRLPMTLSKVWMETHALTLMLDGFDALQGAQQRQCARVVETYMRSHWNQTVVFCCRRKILEQTGITLSEFNGGIHLRPLVAQQVKEYVMGVQRPELWKGIKASSVLQQLARFPLLLNCLVEAYDGQAIQKKQSALVQAYVERQLSRPIQSRHYGQGQHPNEATTRRYLSWLAQRMEHQGHTFYIDELRPALLPGTSGWVYRLLLGLCLALLVGSVSQQWLVGLAVGLMGSQVDVEAAPTYQLSLASLTGPAGLALGLRVVIPALVGALLLGGVGWLGAVRFGNPSAGFGIGGMLGGLLGAAGFLVLELKVGLQGIIQIRLQPNQDVMHGVRHGLGAWLLVAAVIVGIGAIAGLSPGALMASPTVRTGLALLLALALWSSYGLQHFLIRGLLCFSAQRPMPWNYRRFLGYATERRLLQQVGGGYRFVHDLVRQQFLPDPSSHRRLG, from the coding sequence ATGGTCGAGTCTTCCTTACTGCAACTTCTCCCTGGGCGTCAGCCGACGGCTCAAGATCGCCAACAGTTAATTCGGGCGGTGGGGCAACAGGTGCGACTTTGCCAACAGTCATCACTCTATCGGCTGCAGCAGATGCGGCGGCCTCAGCAGTCAGTGGTTGGAGTGCCAGGGGGAGCCCGGCAACGTCAAGGCACGCCTGCGGCCTCATCCCCACCAGAAGACCTGATTACCCTAAAGTTTCAAATCTGGTCCTTTCGGGTTACTCAGCAAAAAACTCAGGTGTTGTCGACCATTGACGAGGTGGTTGAGCTGTTTCAGCGAGATGATATTACCGGGCGGCTCTTGATCTTGGGAGAAGCCGGAGCTGGCAAGACCCATACCCTCTGGCGGATGACTGCAAAGTTGCTCCAAAGGGCGGCGACTACGGCATCACCGGTTCCGGTGTTGCTGGATTTGGCTGATTGGCAGGGGGAAGAGCTCTTGCCTTGGGTTCAGGGGCAACTTTGGCAGCAGTATCGCTTACCGATGACCCTATCGAAGGTCTGGATGGAAACCCATGCCCTGACCTTGATGCTAGACGGCTTTGATGCCTTGCAGGGTGCCCAACAACGCCAGTGTGCTCGGGTAGTAGAGACCTATATGCGCTCCCATTGGAACCAGACGGTGGTGTTTTGCTGTCGGCGTAAGATTTTAGAGCAGACGGGCATTACCCTGAGTGAGTTTAATGGTGGCATTCATTTGCGGCCCCTAGTGGCGCAGCAGGTGAAGGAGTATGTCATGGGGGTGCAGCGGCCAGAGCTGTGGAAGGGCATTAAAGCCAGTTCAGTCCTGCAGCAGTTGGCTCGGTTTCCCTTGCTGTTGAACTGCTTGGTGGAAGCCTATGATGGCCAAGCAATACAGAAGAAACAGTCGGCACTGGTGCAGGCCTATGTGGAACGCCAACTCAGCCGACCGATTCAGAGTCGGCACTATGGCCAGGGACAACACCCCAATGAGGCCACCACACGACGGTATTTGAGCTGGCTGGCCCAGCGGATGGAACACCAGGGCCATACTTTCTATATTGATGAATTGCGACCGGCCCTGCTGCCAGGGACTAGCGGCTGGGTCTATCGGCTGCTGCTAGGGTTATGCCTGGCCCTATTGGTTGGCTCGGTGTCTCAGCAATGGCTAGTGGGCCTGGCGGTTGGACTGATGGGCTCCCAGGTAGATGTGGAGGCGGCCCCCACCTATCAGTTGTCCTTGGCCAGTTTGACTGGACCGGCGGGGTTAGCCCTGGGATTGCGGGTGGTGATCCCGGCCCTGGTCGGGGCATTGCTATTAGGGGGAGTGGGTTGGTTAGGGGCGGTTCGATTTGGGAATCCTTCGGCTGGTTTCGGGATTGGAGGAATGCTAGGCGGATTACTGGGAGCCGCAGGATTCCTAGTTCTGGAACTGAAGGTAGGCCTGCAAGGGATTATCCAGATTCGCCTGCAGCCCAATCAAGATGTGATGCATGGTGTGCGTCACGGCTTGGGAGCGTGGTTATTGGTGGCAGCGGTGATCGTCGGTATCGGTGCGATCGCAGGTCTATCTCCAGGAGCCTTGATGGCCAGCCCCACAGTGAGAACTGGTCTGGCCTTGTTGCTAGCCCTGGCCCTGTGGTCCTCCTACGGTCTACAGCATTTCCTCATCCGGGGGCTGCTCTGCTTCAGCGCCCAGCGCCCTATGCCCTGGAACTATCGGCGGTTTCTAGGCTACGCCACCGAACGCCGCCTGTTGCAGCAGGTGGGCGGGGGCTATCGCTTCGTACACGACCTGGTGCGACAGCAGTTTCTGCCAGACCCATCGAGCCATCGTCGGCTGGGCTAG
- the hpsE gene encoding hormogonium polysaccharide biosynthesis glycosyltransferase HpsE — MTFSEAFLDFTVVICTYNGAQRLPAVLACLQQQVTPAQLRWEILIIDNNSGDHTASLIRSYEHTCQAQCSIRYSFEPQQGASFARQRAIRLAHSELIGFLDDDNLPDPNWVAAAYDFGQQHPQAGAYGSQIYGQFEAPPPQNFARIRSFFALTQRGPTPHRYERRQRVLPPGAGLVVRKQAWLETVPARCILSGPTPTQRLAGEDLEAVSYIQLSDWEIWYNPAMTLRHAIPAERLQRHYLLPFFRGIGLSRYVTRMLSVYPWQRPLILPCYLLSDTLKVLWHLLRYRHRIDEDLVAACELQLFLWSLISPFYLGQRFICLRIFPGHPYRSGTP; from the coding sequence ATGACATTCTCGGAGGCCTTCCTAGACTTTACCGTCGTCATTTGCACCTATAACGGCGCCCAGCGATTACCTGCAGTTTTAGCCTGTTTGCAGCAGCAGGTGACACCAGCCCAGCTGCGGTGGGAAATTCTCATTATCGACAACAACAGTGGTGATCACACCGCCTCCCTGATCCGCAGTTATGAGCACACTTGCCAGGCGCAATGCTCGATCCGCTACAGTTTCGAGCCCCAGCAAGGGGCCTCCTTCGCCCGTCAGCGAGCCATCCGTCTGGCCCACAGTGAACTCATTGGCTTTCTCGATGACGATAACCTACCCGATCCTAATTGGGTGGCAGCGGCCTACGACTTTGGCCAGCAACATCCCCAAGCGGGGGCCTATGGCAGTCAAATCTATGGCCAGTTCGAGGCTCCGCCGCCTCAAAACTTTGCCCGTATCCGCTCTTTTTTTGCCCTCACCCAGCGCGGCCCTACCCCACATCGCTATGAACGGCGGCAACGAGTATTGCCGCCAGGGGCCGGATTGGTGGTGCGTAAACAGGCGTGGTTAGAGACAGTCCCTGCCCGGTGCATTCTTTCAGGCCCCACCCCGACTCAGCGATTAGCCGGAGAAGATTTAGAGGCCGTTTCTTACATTCAGCTGTCTGACTGGGAGATTTGGTATAACCCTGCCATGACCCTACGGCATGCCATCCCAGCCGAGCGGTTGCAACGCCATTACCTGCTGCCCTTCTTTCGGGGCATTGGCCTCAGCCGTTACGTCACTCGCATGTTGAGTGTCTACCCCTGGCAACGGCCCTTGATTCTACCCTGTTACCTACTCAGCGATACCCTGAAGGTCCTATGGCATCTATTGCGTTATCGCCATCGTATTGATGAGGATCTGGTGGCAGCCTGCGAGCTGCAACTGTTTCTGTGGAGCTTAATCAGTCCATTTTACCTGGGGCAACGTTTCATCTGTCTTCGCATTTTCCCTGGGCATCCTTATCGTTCCGGGACACCTTGA
- the clpB gene encoding ATP-dependent chaperone ClpB — protein MQPTDPDKFTTKAWDAIVEAQAVARRYKHQYLEVEHVAIALLEQEAGLGHTILKKAKLEPDLLLSELETFAQRQARVRMATDNNLYLGQSLDRLLDKAEDARQSLRDKFISIEHLLLGFVEDDRIGRRLLRGFEVDAAALMTAIKLVRGNQQVTDQNPESHYQALEKFGRDLTEQAREGKLDPVIGRDEEIRRVVQVLSRRTKNNPVLIGEPGVGKTAIAEGLAQRIINGDVPESLKNRQLISLDIGGLIAGAKYRGEFEDRLRSVLREVTESSGQIVLFIDELHTVVGTGASQGTMDAGNLLKPMLARGELRCIGATTLDEYRKHIEKDAALERRFQQVYVDQPSVDDAISILRGLKERYEVHHGVHISDSALVAAATLSDRYIADRFLPDKAIDLVDEAAAKLKMEITSKPVELETIDRRLMQLEMEKLSLQAEGQSAGPASRSAQERLERIQQEIDQLAEKQQTLTGQWQSEKQTLEAINTLKEEEDQLRVQIEQAERAYDLNTAAQLKYGRLETVQREREAKEAQLLEIQARGSTLLREQVSEADIAEIVAKWTGIPVNRLLESERQKLLQLESYLHQRVIGQEEAVAAVAAAIRRARAGMKDPGRPIGSFLFMGPTGVGKTELARALAECLFDTEASLVRIDMSEYMEKHAVSRLVGAPPGYVGYEEGGQLSEAVRRHPYSVVLLDEVEKAHPDVFNILLQVLDDGRITDGQGRLVDFRNTVIVMTSNIGSDHILDVAGSDAQYEAMRKRVMQALRSHFRPEFLNRVDDLILFHALGRQQLRQIVAIQVQRIQRLLADQKLQIELSESALDYIAEVGYDPVYGARPLKRAIQKELENPIATKILENAFPAGSIIQAERADGSLQFHCTPPPDPSPTPEPSTQIQSPVS, from the coding sequence ATGCAGCCGACTGATCCAGACAAGTTCACCACCAAAGCCTGGGATGCCATCGTAGAGGCACAAGCCGTTGCCCGGCGCTATAAGCACCAATATCTGGAGGTGGAACATGTTGCGATCGCATTGCTGGAGCAGGAAGCGGGGCTAGGGCACACCATTCTGAAAAAGGCCAAGCTCGAGCCCGACCTGTTACTGAGCGAGCTAGAGACCTTTGCCCAACGACAGGCTCGGGTGCGCATGGCCACCGACAACAATTTATACCTGGGCCAGAGCCTAGACCGGCTGCTGGACAAGGCCGAAGATGCCCGTCAGAGCCTGCGGGATAAATTTATCTCCATCGAGCACTTACTGCTGGGGTTCGTCGAAGACGATCGCATTGGTCGGCGCCTGCTGCGAGGCTTCGAGGTGGATGCCGCCGCCTTGATGACCGCCATCAAACTGGTGCGGGGCAACCAACAGGTCACCGACCAAAACCCCGAGTCCCATTACCAAGCCCTAGAGAAGTTTGGCCGGGACCTGACGGAACAAGCCCGAGAGGGCAAGCTGGACCCCGTGATTGGCCGCGATGAAGAAATTCGCCGGGTGGTGCAGGTGCTCTCCCGCCGCACTAAGAACAATCCGGTCCTGATCGGGGAACCGGGGGTCGGTAAAACCGCCATCGCCGAGGGTCTGGCCCAACGCATCATCAACGGCGATGTGCCCGAATCTCTCAAGAACCGGCAGTTGATCTCCCTCGATATCGGCGGCTTGATTGCCGGCGCCAAATATCGCGGCGAATTTGAGGATAGGCTGCGATCGGTATTGCGAGAGGTGACTGAGTCCAGCGGCCAAATCGTCCTGTTCATTGACGAACTTCACACCGTCGTCGGCACTGGGGCCAGCCAGGGCACCATGGATGCCGGTAACCTGCTGAAGCCGATGCTGGCCCGGGGGGAACTGCGCTGCATTGGTGCCACCACCCTAGACGAATATCGCAAGCACATCGAAAAAGATGCCGCCCTGGAGCGGCGCTTTCAGCAAGTTTATGTGGATCAGCCCAGTGTCGACGACGCCATCTCCATTCTGCGGGGCCTGAAGGAGCGCTACGAGGTTCACCACGGGGTCCATATCTCCGACAGTGCTCTGGTGGCCGCCGCCACCCTGTCTGATCGCTACATCGCCGATCGCTTTCTCCCCGATAAGGCCATCGATCTGGTGGACGAAGCCGCCGCCAAGCTGAAGATGGAAATCACCTCCAAGCCAGTGGAGTTGGAGACCATCGACCGACGGCTGATGCAGCTGGAGATGGAGAAACTCTCCCTGCAGGCGGAGGGACAATCGGCAGGGCCTGCCTCCCGCTCTGCCCAGGAGCGCCTAGAGCGAATTCAGCAGGAAATCGACCAGCTGGCGGAGAAGCAGCAGACCCTAACCGGCCAGTGGCAAAGCGAGAAACAAACCCTGGAGGCCATCAACACCCTGAAGGAAGAGGAAGACCAGCTGCGGGTACAGATCGAGCAGGCCGAGCGGGCCTACGACCTGAACACGGCGGCGCAACTCAAGTATGGTCGTCTGGAGACGGTGCAGCGGGAACGGGAGGCCAAGGAAGCCCAGTTGCTGGAAATTCAAGCCCGGGGCTCTACTCTGCTACGGGAGCAGGTGAGTGAAGCCGACATTGCCGAAATCGTGGCCAAGTGGACCGGGATTCCGGTCAATCGCCTGCTGGAGTCAGAACGGCAAAAGCTTCTACAGCTAGAAAGTTATTTGCATCAACGGGTGATTGGCCAAGAGGAAGCGGTGGCAGCGGTGGCGGCAGCGATTCGCCGGGCTCGAGCCGGGATGAAGGATCCAGGGCGGCCGATTGGCTCATTTCTGTTTATGGGACCCACGGGGGTGGGCAAGACGGAATTGGCTCGGGCCTTGGCAGAGTGCCTATTTGATACCGAGGCCTCTCTGGTTCGCATCGACATGTCGGAGTACATGGAAAAGCACGCCGTCTCTCGCCTGGTGGGGGCGCCTCCCGGCTATGTGGGCTACGAAGAAGGGGGACAACTCTCGGAGGCGGTACGACGTCATCCCTACTCGGTGGTGTTGCTGGATGAGGTCGAAAAGGCGCACCCCGATGTGTTTAATATCCTGCTGCAGGTGCTAGACGATGGTCGTATCACTGATGGCCAGGGACGTCTGGTCGATTTCAGAAATACGGTGATCGTCATGACCAGCAATATTGGCAGTGACCACATCTTGGATGTGGCTGGCAGTGATGCCCAATACGAAGCCATGCGCAAGCGGGTGATGCAGGCGTTGCGATCGCATTTCCGGCCTGAATTTCTCAACCGAGTCGACGATCTGATTCTGTTCCACGCCCTGGGGCGTCAACAACTACGCCAGATCGTCGCCATCCAAGTGCAGCGGATTCAGCGCCTGTTGGCTGACCAAAAGCTACAGATCGAGCTGTCAGAGTCAGCCCTAGACTACATTGCCGAAGTCGGTTACGACCCTGTTTATGGAGCCCGTCCTCTGAAACGAGCCATCCAAAAGGAGCTGGAAAATCCCATCGCCACGAAGATCCTAGAAAATGCCTTTCCTGCCGGCAGTATCATCCAGGCTGAACGAGCCGATGGTAGTCTGCAGTTTCACTGCACGCCGCCTCCAGACCCTTCTCCGACCCCAGAGCCGTCGACTCAAATACAGTCTCCGGTAAGTTAA